The following are encoded in a window of Amaranthus tricolor cultivar Red isolate AtriRed21 chromosome 2, ASM2621246v1, whole genome shotgun sequence genomic DNA:
- the LOC130806725 gene encoding uncharacterized protein LOC130806725 isoform X2, which yields MICESTCRSSEFAFNSDEFAGDFRKDSRISYSRESLMSLAEADFSKELPSGFDFSTLSELNDICNSAPEHPKLDGHEFTGSRRNSSPESAESWDICKLSSKDRLNDVCKTAPLHQRLLGHDLNGSILGDSSPESAEEPGSFNLILVDRLNYAGKSAPEHQQLPSHDSTDCGKSYSNKSQRSCQRPGNNGILGLGLLQNHPECDSILGSWSPSKQPSAGFEGSTLKLQGSDGCLLSRCNEPYRPPSFYKAMNHSIIQNMDSSSKEASGCGECPSKDRATGESWRKDTCLVLEEHLTVSSLTSKENLQLTSLAVSGCIELPCSGGKVSKNCLAEKSPVHSPQVQYPEVQQLLSKSQSINDNSGVVVVNIEELQGKKLEGGQSSALINLEETEDIDAYFPDEKNLAFSDNNSDCQTVKDVNKGFDILEKRELRSHAAYSVKSEETKIDDFQVNSMGKTANASAVGDSISSVSSVRPSCGASNSKLASVVQDWRGINAADKTYPKANDPPTLGPDQSEMRSKISDGSISGIRQSSRCSKHDNVADGRGSCRSCTKFTTCVPDNADESDCDISSGVDEDGWIVLGASTGNSTKANHILGQGKPKEASINGQKASFGKQTKSGVLDCVDPHCAVQSNFCPDEISHHSQNGQKHNFYRSAGNQELQHAPEENSGLQIAEEANSSMEFNLPDEDSLITIDETYIFEQDNSKSSPKLSFSGGKNISIPESNNRRIPSLPHSWFHETQMNSKSLLVTPSNFLPRVSSTFNDPWKTHHNEYDHYFMVPPLSGWQSLKARNFKPSVKKLLSPRTPKADDYCPDLDNILSADPSTYHQFLQTPCSNLEPNVLRSLPLTHQNIVKSPVDVGKRALLAEGSKNSTVIGYLQMQRKFAQMNIDAVEQRAYRKAFGNHIW from the exons ATGATTTGCGAGAGTACTTGTCGGAGTTCTGAATTTGCGTTCAACTCGGATGAATTCGCCGGAGATTTCCGAAA AGATTCAAGAATATCGTATTCAAGAGAATCCTTGATGTCTTTAGCTGAAGCGGATTTTTCTAAGGAGCTACCTTCTGGATTTGATTTCTCCACTCTGAG TGAGTTGAATGACATTTGCAACAGTGCACCTGAGCACCCGAAATTAGATGGCCATGAATTCACAGGCTCGCGGAGGAATTCTAGTCCAGAATCAGCTGAAAGCTGGGACATTTGTAAGTTGAGCTCAAAAGATAGGCTGAATGATGTTTGCAAAACTGCACCTCTGCATCAGAGGCTCCTAGGACATGATTTAAATGGCAGCATACTAGGTGATTCTTCTCCAGAATCAGCTGAAGAACCTGGCAGTTTTAATTTGATCTTAGTAGACAGGCTGAATTATGCAGGCAAGAGTGCACCTGAGCACCAGCAACTACCAAGCCATGATTCAACAG ATTGCGGGAAATCTTATAGCAACAAATCTCAACGCTCCTGCCAAAGACCTGGAAATAATGGCATATTGGGCTTGGGATTATTGCAAAACCATCCTGAATGTGATAGCATTCTAGGAAGCTGGTCTCCTTCAAAGCAACCATCAGCTGGATTTGAAGGGTCTACATTAAAACTTCAAGGGTCCGATGGCTGTCTACTGAGTAGGTGTAATGAACCATATCGCCCTCCTTCCTTTTACAAG GCAATGAATCATTCAATTATACAGAATATGGACAGCTCGAGCAAAGAAGCGTCTGGATGTGGAGAGTGCCCCAGTAAGGATAGGGCTACAGGGGAAAGCTGGAGAAAAG ATACTTGTCTGGTGCTGGAAGAGCATTTAACTGTATCATCATTAACCAGCAAGGAAAATCTGCAACTTACCTCTCTTGCTGTTTCTGGATGTATTGAACTCCCCTGTTCTGGTGGGAAAGTTTCTAAAAATTGTCTTGCAGAAAAATCTCCTGTACATAGCCCTCAAGTACAG TATCCCGAGGTGCAACAGTTGCTTTCTAAGAGCCAAAGTATAAATGATAATTCTGGAGTGGTCGTTGTTAATATAGAGGAGTTACAAGGGAAAAAATTGGAGGGAGGTCAATCATCTGCTCTCATCAATTTGGAAGAAACAGAAGATATTGATGCCTACTTTCCTGACGAG AAAAATCTAGCATTTAGTGACAACAATAGTGATTGCCAGACTGTTAAAGATGTTAACAAGggatttgatattttagagaaGAGAGAACTGAGAAGTCATGCTGCTTACTCTGTGAAGAGCGAAGAAACGAAGATTGACGATTTTCAAGTCAACAGTATGGGGAAGACTGCTAATGCGTCTGCTGTTGGCGATTCCATCAGCTCAGTAAGTTCTGTTAGACCATCATGTGGAGCTTCTAACTCAAAATTAGCTTCTGTAGTTCAGGATTGGAGGGGTATTAATGCTGCTGACAAAACGTATCCTAAGGCCAATGATCCACCTACATTAGGTCCAGATCAATCAGAAATGAGATCAAAGATATCTGACGGTTCCATATCAGGGATACGACAATCATCTCGTTGCTCTAAG CATGATAATGTAGCAGATGGCAGAGGCAGCTGCAGATCCTGTACAAAATTTACTACCTGTGTTCCAGACAATG CAGATGAATCTGACTGTGACATCTCATCTGGGGTAGATGAAGATGGGTGGATAGTTTTGGGAGCATCAACTGGAAACTCGACGAAAGCTAATCACATTTTGGGTCAAGGAAAACCAAAGGAAGCATCAATTAATGGTCAGAAAGCCTCATttggcaaacaaacaaagtcaGGTGTTTTAGATTGTGTAGACCCTCACTGTGCTGTGCAAAGCAACTTCTGTCCTGATGAAATCAGCCATCACTCTCAGAATGGTCAAAAGCACAACTTTTATAGATCTGCTGGGAATCAAGAGTTGCAACACGCTCCTGAAGAAAATTCTGGTCTTCAAATTGCTGAAGAAGCTAACTCCAGTATGGAATTTAATCTTCCTGATGAAGATAGTTTGATAACTATCGATGAAACCTACATCTTTGAGCAAGACAACTCAAAATCATCTCCTAAACTTTCCTTCTCTGGTGGAAAAAACATCTCTATTCCTGAATCAAACAATCGACGAATTCCGAGCTTGCCACATTCATGGTTCCATGAAACTCAGATGAATTCCAAGAGTTTGCTAGTAACACCTTCAAATTTTCTGCCTCGTGTCAGTTCCACATTCAATGATCCATGGAAGACTCATCACAATGAGTATGATCATTATTTCATGGTTCCCCCTCTCTCTGGATGGCAGTCTTTGAAGGCACGGAACTTTAAACCATCCGTAAAAAAACTTCTCTCACCCAGAACGCCAAAAGCTGACGACTACTGTCCTGACCTTGACAATATTCTCTCAGCTGATCCCTCGACTTACCATCAGTTTCTTCAGACCCCGTGTAGCAATCTCGAGCCAAATGTGCTGAGAAGTCTTCCTCTCACTCATCAGAACATTGTAAAATCTCCGGTTGATGTGGGAAAGAGAG CTTTGCTTGCTGAAGGAAGTAAAAATTCTACAGTTATCGGGTACCTCCAGATGCAGAGGAAGTTTGCGCAGATGAATATTGATGCGGTAGAGCAAAGGGCTTACAGGAAAGCATTCGGCAACCATATCTGGTAA
- the LOC130806725 gene encoding uncharacterized protein LOC130806725 isoform X4 — translation MICESTCRSSEFAFNSDEFAGDFRKDSRISYSRESLMSLAEADFSKELPSGFDFSTLSELNDICNSAPEHPKLDGHEFTGSRRNSSPESAESWDICKLSSKDRLNDVCKTAPLHQRLLGHDLNGSILGDSSPESAEEPGSFNLILVDRLNYAGKSAPEHQQLPSHDSTDCGKSYSNKSQRSCQRPGNNGILGLGLLQNHPECDSILGSWSPSKQPSAGFEGSTLKLQGSDGCLLSRCNEPYRPPSFYKAMNHSIIQNMDSSSKEASGCGECPSKDRATGESWRKDTCLVLEEHLTVSSLTSKENLQLTSLAVSGCIELPCSGGKVSKNCLAEKSPVHSPQVQYPEVQQLLSKSQSINDNSGVVVVNIEELQGKKLEGGQSSALINLEETEDIDAYFPDEKNLAFSDNNSDCQTVKDVNKGFDILEKRELRSHAAYSVKSEETKIDDFQVNSMGKTANASAVGDSISSVSSVRPSCGASNSKLASVVQDWRGINAADKTYPKANDPPTLGPDQSEMRSKISDGSISGIRQSSRCSKHDNVADGRGSCRSCTKFTTCVPDNDESDCDISSGVDEDGWIVLGASTGNSTKANHILGQGKPKEASINGQKASFGKQTKSGVLDCVDPHCAVQSNFCPDEISHHSQNGQKHNFYRSAGNQELQHAPEENSGLQIAEEANSSMEFNLPDEDSLITIDETYIFEQDNSKSSPKLSFSGGKNISIPESNNRRIPSLPHSWFHETQMNSKSLLVTPSNFLPRVSSTFNDPWKTHHNEYDHYFMVPPLSGWQSLKARNFKPSVKKLLSPRTPKADDYCPDLDNILSADPSTYHQFLQTPCSNLEPNVLRSLPLTHQNIVKSPVDVGKRALLAEGSKNSTVIGYLQMQRKFAQMNIDAVEQRAYRKAFGNHIW, via the exons ATGATTTGCGAGAGTACTTGTCGGAGTTCTGAATTTGCGTTCAACTCGGATGAATTCGCCGGAGATTTCCGAAA AGATTCAAGAATATCGTATTCAAGAGAATCCTTGATGTCTTTAGCTGAAGCGGATTTTTCTAAGGAGCTACCTTCTGGATTTGATTTCTCCACTCTGAG TGAGTTGAATGACATTTGCAACAGTGCACCTGAGCACCCGAAATTAGATGGCCATGAATTCACAGGCTCGCGGAGGAATTCTAGTCCAGAATCAGCTGAAAGCTGGGACATTTGTAAGTTGAGCTCAAAAGATAGGCTGAATGATGTTTGCAAAACTGCACCTCTGCATCAGAGGCTCCTAGGACATGATTTAAATGGCAGCATACTAGGTGATTCTTCTCCAGAATCAGCTGAAGAACCTGGCAGTTTTAATTTGATCTTAGTAGACAGGCTGAATTATGCAGGCAAGAGTGCACCTGAGCACCAGCAACTACCAAGCCATGATTCAACAG ATTGCGGGAAATCTTATAGCAACAAATCTCAACGCTCCTGCCAAAGACCTGGAAATAATGGCATATTGGGCTTGGGATTATTGCAAAACCATCCTGAATGTGATAGCATTCTAGGAAGCTGGTCTCCTTCAAAGCAACCATCAGCTGGATTTGAAGGGTCTACATTAAAACTTCAAGGGTCCGATGGCTGTCTACTGAGTAGGTGTAATGAACCATATCGCCCTCCTTCCTTTTACAAG GCAATGAATCATTCAATTATACAGAATATGGACAGCTCGAGCAAAGAAGCGTCTGGATGTGGAGAGTGCCCCAGTAAGGATAGGGCTACAGGGGAAAGCTGGAGAAAAG ATACTTGTCTGGTGCTGGAAGAGCATTTAACTGTATCATCATTAACCAGCAAGGAAAATCTGCAACTTACCTCTCTTGCTGTTTCTGGATGTATTGAACTCCCCTGTTCTGGTGGGAAAGTTTCTAAAAATTGTCTTGCAGAAAAATCTCCTGTACATAGCCCTCAAGTACAG TATCCCGAGGTGCAACAGTTGCTTTCTAAGAGCCAAAGTATAAATGATAATTCTGGAGTGGTCGTTGTTAATATAGAGGAGTTACAAGGGAAAAAATTGGAGGGAGGTCAATCATCTGCTCTCATCAATTTGGAAGAAACAGAAGATATTGATGCCTACTTTCCTGACGAG AAAAATCTAGCATTTAGTGACAACAATAGTGATTGCCAGACTGTTAAAGATGTTAACAAGggatttgatattttagagaaGAGAGAACTGAGAAGTCATGCTGCTTACTCTGTGAAGAGCGAAGAAACGAAGATTGACGATTTTCAAGTCAACAGTATGGGGAAGACTGCTAATGCGTCTGCTGTTGGCGATTCCATCAGCTCAGTAAGTTCTGTTAGACCATCATGTGGAGCTTCTAACTCAAAATTAGCTTCTGTAGTTCAGGATTGGAGGGGTATTAATGCTGCTGACAAAACGTATCCTAAGGCCAATGATCCACCTACATTAGGTCCAGATCAATCAGAAATGAGATCAAAGATATCTGACGGTTCCATATCAGGGATACGACAATCATCTCGTTGCTCTAAG CATGATAATGTAGCAGATGGCAGAGGCAGCTGCAGATCCTGTACAAAATTTACTACCTGTGTTCCAGACAATG ATGAATCTGACTGTGACATCTCATCTGGGGTAGATGAAGATGGGTGGATAGTTTTGGGAGCATCAACTGGAAACTCGACGAAAGCTAATCACATTTTGGGTCAAGGAAAACCAAAGGAAGCATCAATTAATGGTCAGAAAGCCTCATttggcaaacaaacaaagtcaGGTGTTTTAGATTGTGTAGACCCTCACTGTGCTGTGCAAAGCAACTTCTGTCCTGATGAAATCAGCCATCACTCTCAGAATGGTCAAAAGCACAACTTTTATAGATCTGCTGGGAATCAAGAGTTGCAACACGCTCCTGAAGAAAATTCTGGTCTTCAAATTGCTGAAGAAGCTAACTCCAGTATGGAATTTAATCTTCCTGATGAAGATAGTTTGATAACTATCGATGAAACCTACATCTTTGAGCAAGACAACTCAAAATCATCTCCTAAACTTTCCTTCTCTGGTGGAAAAAACATCTCTATTCCTGAATCAAACAATCGACGAATTCCGAGCTTGCCACATTCATGGTTCCATGAAACTCAGATGAATTCCAAGAGTTTGCTAGTAACACCTTCAAATTTTCTGCCTCGTGTCAGTTCCACATTCAATGATCCATGGAAGACTCATCACAATGAGTATGATCATTATTTCATGGTTCCCCCTCTCTCTGGATGGCAGTCTTTGAAGGCACGGAACTTTAAACCATCCGTAAAAAAACTTCTCTCACCCAGAACGCCAAAAGCTGACGACTACTGTCCTGACCTTGACAATATTCTCTCAGCTGATCCCTCGACTTACCATCAGTTTCTTCAGACCCCGTGTAGCAATCTCGAGCCAAATGTGCTGAGAAGTCTTCCTCTCACTCATCAGAACATTGTAAAATCTCCGGTTGATGTGGGAAAGAGAG CTTTGCTTGCTGAAGGAAGTAAAAATTCTACAGTTATCGGGTACCTCCAGATGCAGAGGAAGTTTGCGCAGATGAATATTGATGCGGTAGAGCAAAGGGCTTACAGGAAAGCATTCGGCAACCATATCTGGTAA
- the LOC130806725 gene encoding uncharacterized protein LOC130806725 isoform X3, with the protein MICESTCRSSEFAFNSDEFAGDFRKDSRISYSRESLMSLAEADFSKELPSGFDFSTLSELNDICNSAPEHPKLDGHEFTGSRRNSSPESAESWDICKLSSKDRLNDVCKTAPLHQRLLGHDLNGSILGDSSPESAEEPGSFNLILVDRLNYAGKSAPEHQQLPSHDSTDCGKSYSNKSQRSCQRPGNNGILGLGLLQNHPECDSILGSWSPSKQPSAGFEGSTLKLQGSDGCLLSRCNEPYRPPSFYKAMNHSIIQNMDSSSKEASGCGECPSKDRATGESWRKDTCLVLEEHLTVSSLTSKENLQLTSLAVSGCIELPCSGGKVSKNCLAEKSPVHSPQVQYPEVQQLLSKSQSINDNSGVVVVNIEELQGKKLEGGQSSALINLEETEDIDAYFPDEKNLAFSDNNSDCQTVKDVNKGFDILEKRELRSHAAYSVKSEETKIDDFQVNSMGKTANASAVGDSISSVSSVRPSCGASNSKLASVVQDWRGINAADKTYPKANDPPTLGPDQSEMRSKISDGSISGIRQSSRCSKKHDNVADGRGSCRSCTKFTTCVPDNDESDCDISSGVDEDGWIVLGASTGNSTKANHILGQGKPKEASINGQKASFGKQTKSGVLDCVDPHCAVQSNFCPDEISHHSQNGQKHNFYRSAGNQELQHAPEENSGLQIAEEANSSMEFNLPDEDSLITIDETYIFEQDNSKSSPKLSFSGGKNISIPESNNRRIPSLPHSWFHETQMNSKSLLVTPSNFLPRVSSTFNDPWKTHHNEYDHYFMVPPLSGWQSLKARNFKPSVKKLLSPRTPKADDYCPDLDNILSADPSTYHQFLQTPCSNLEPNVLRSLPLTHQNIVKSPVDVGKRALLAEGSKNSTVIGYLQMQRKFAQMNIDAVEQRAYRKAFGNHIW; encoded by the exons ATGATTTGCGAGAGTACTTGTCGGAGTTCTGAATTTGCGTTCAACTCGGATGAATTCGCCGGAGATTTCCGAAA AGATTCAAGAATATCGTATTCAAGAGAATCCTTGATGTCTTTAGCTGAAGCGGATTTTTCTAAGGAGCTACCTTCTGGATTTGATTTCTCCACTCTGAG TGAGTTGAATGACATTTGCAACAGTGCACCTGAGCACCCGAAATTAGATGGCCATGAATTCACAGGCTCGCGGAGGAATTCTAGTCCAGAATCAGCTGAAAGCTGGGACATTTGTAAGTTGAGCTCAAAAGATAGGCTGAATGATGTTTGCAAAACTGCACCTCTGCATCAGAGGCTCCTAGGACATGATTTAAATGGCAGCATACTAGGTGATTCTTCTCCAGAATCAGCTGAAGAACCTGGCAGTTTTAATTTGATCTTAGTAGACAGGCTGAATTATGCAGGCAAGAGTGCACCTGAGCACCAGCAACTACCAAGCCATGATTCAACAG ATTGCGGGAAATCTTATAGCAACAAATCTCAACGCTCCTGCCAAAGACCTGGAAATAATGGCATATTGGGCTTGGGATTATTGCAAAACCATCCTGAATGTGATAGCATTCTAGGAAGCTGGTCTCCTTCAAAGCAACCATCAGCTGGATTTGAAGGGTCTACATTAAAACTTCAAGGGTCCGATGGCTGTCTACTGAGTAGGTGTAATGAACCATATCGCCCTCCTTCCTTTTACAAG GCAATGAATCATTCAATTATACAGAATATGGACAGCTCGAGCAAAGAAGCGTCTGGATGTGGAGAGTGCCCCAGTAAGGATAGGGCTACAGGGGAAAGCTGGAGAAAAG ATACTTGTCTGGTGCTGGAAGAGCATTTAACTGTATCATCATTAACCAGCAAGGAAAATCTGCAACTTACCTCTCTTGCTGTTTCTGGATGTATTGAACTCCCCTGTTCTGGTGGGAAAGTTTCTAAAAATTGTCTTGCAGAAAAATCTCCTGTACATAGCCCTCAAGTACAG TATCCCGAGGTGCAACAGTTGCTTTCTAAGAGCCAAAGTATAAATGATAATTCTGGAGTGGTCGTTGTTAATATAGAGGAGTTACAAGGGAAAAAATTGGAGGGAGGTCAATCATCTGCTCTCATCAATTTGGAAGAAACAGAAGATATTGATGCCTACTTTCCTGACGAG AAAAATCTAGCATTTAGTGACAACAATAGTGATTGCCAGACTGTTAAAGATGTTAACAAGggatttgatattttagagaaGAGAGAACTGAGAAGTCATGCTGCTTACTCTGTGAAGAGCGAAGAAACGAAGATTGACGATTTTCAAGTCAACAGTATGGGGAAGACTGCTAATGCGTCTGCTGTTGGCGATTCCATCAGCTCAGTAAGTTCTGTTAGACCATCATGTGGAGCTTCTAACTCAAAATTAGCTTCTGTAGTTCAGGATTGGAGGGGTATTAATGCTGCTGACAAAACGTATCCTAAGGCCAATGATCCACCTACATTAGGTCCAGATCAATCAGAAATGAGATCAAAGATATCTGACGGTTCCATATCAGGGATACGACAATCATCTCGTTGCTCTAAG AAGCATGATAATGTAGCAGATGGCAGAGGCAGCTGCAGATCCTGTACAAAATTTACTACCTGTGTTCCAGACAATG ATGAATCTGACTGTGACATCTCATCTGGGGTAGATGAAGATGGGTGGATAGTTTTGGGAGCATCAACTGGAAACTCGACGAAAGCTAATCACATTTTGGGTCAAGGAAAACCAAAGGAAGCATCAATTAATGGTCAGAAAGCCTCATttggcaaacaaacaaagtcaGGTGTTTTAGATTGTGTAGACCCTCACTGTGCTGTGCAAAGCAACTTCTGTCCTGATGAAATCAGCCATCACTCTCAGAATGGTCAAAAGCACAACTTTTATAGATCTGCTGGGAATCAAGAGTTGCAACACGCTCCTGAAGAAAATTCTGGTCTTCAAATTGCTGAAGAAGCTAACTCCAGTATGGAATTTAATCTTCCTGATGAAGATAGTTTGATAACTATCGATGAAACCTACATCTTTGAGCAAGACAACTCAAAATCATCTCCTAAACTTTCCTTCTCTGGTGGAAAAAACATCTCTATTCCTGAATCAAACAATCGACGAATTCCGAGCTTGCCACATTCATGGTTCCATGAAACTCAGATGAATTCCAAGAGTTTGCTAGTAACACCTTCAAATTTTCTGCCTCGTGTCAGTTCCACATTCAATGATCCATGGAAGACTCATCACAATGAGTATGATCATTATTTCATGGTTCCCCCTCTCTCTGGATGGCAGTCTTTGAAGGCACGGAACTTTAAACCATCCGTAAAAAAACTTCTCTCACCCAGAACGCCAAAAGCTGACGACTACTGTCCTGACCTTGACAATATTCTCTCAGCTGATCCCTCGACTTACCATCAGTTTCTTCAGACCCCGTGTAGCAATCTCGAGCCAAATGTGCTGAGAAGTCTTCCTCTCACTCATCAGAACATTGTAAAATCTCCGGTTGATGTGGGAAAGAGAG CTTTGCTTGCTGAAGGAAGTAAAAATTCTACAGTTATCGGGTACCTCCAGATGCAGAGGAAGTTTGCGCAGATGAATATTGATGCGGTAGAGCAAAGGGCTTACAGGAAAGCATTCGGCAACCATATCTGGTAA
- the LOC130806725 gene encoding uncharacterized protein LOC130806725 isoform X1 codes for MICESTCRSSEFAFNSDEFAGDFRKDSRISYSRESLMSLAEADFSKELPSGFDFSTLSELNDICNSAPEHPKLDGHEFTGSRRNSSPESAESWDICKLSSKDRLNDVCKTAPLHQRLLGHDLNGSILGDSSPESAEEPGSFNLILVDRLNYAGKSAPEHQQLPSHDSTDCGKSYSNKSQRSCQRPGNNGILGLGLLQNHPECDSILGSWSPSKQPSAGFEGSTLKLQGSDGCLLSRCNEPYRPPSFYKAMNHSIIQNMDSSSKEASGCGECPSKDRATGESWRKDTCLVLEEHLTVSSLTSKENLQLTSLAVSGCIELPCSGGKVSKNCLAEKSPVHSPQVQYPEVQQLLSKSQSINDNSGVVVVNIEELQGKKLEGGQSSALINLEETEDIDAYFPDEKNLAFSDNNSDCQTVKDVNKGFDILEKRELRSHAAYSVKSEETKIDDFQVNSMGKTANASAVGDSISSVSSVRPSCGASNSKLASVVQDWRGINAADKTYPKANDPPTLGPDQSEMRSKISDGSISGIRQSSRCSKKHDNVADGRGSCRSCTKFTTCVPDNADESDCDISSGVDEDGWIVLGASTGNSTKANHILGQGKPKEASINGQKASFGKQTKSGVLDCVDPHCAVQSNFCPDEISHHSQNGQKHNFYRSAGNQELQHAPEENSGLQIAEEANSSMEFNLPDEDSLITIDETYIFEQDNSKSSPKLSFSGGKNISIPESNNRRIPSLPHSWFHETQMNSKSLLVTPSNFLPRVSSTFNDPWKTHHNEYDHYFMVPPLSGWQSLKARNFKPSVKKLLSPRTPKADDYCPDLDNILSADPSTYHQFLQTPCSNLEPNVLRSLPLTHQNIVKSPVDVGKRALLAEGSKNSTVIGYLQMQRKFAQMNIDAVEQRAYRKAFGNHIW; via the exons ATGATTTGCGAGAGTACTTGTCGGAGTTCTGAATTTGCGTTCAACTCGGATGAATTCGCCGGAGATTTCCGAAA AGATTCAAGAATATCGTATTCAAGAGAATCCTTGATGTCTTTAGCTGAAGCGGATTTTTCTAAGGAGCTACCTTCTGGATTTGATTTCTCCACTCTGAG TGAGTTGAATGACATTTGCAACAGTGCACCTGAGCACCCGAAATTAGATGGCCATGAATTCACAGGCTCGCGGAGGAATTCTAGTCCAGAATCAGCTGAAAGCTGGGACATTTGTAAGTTGAGCTCAAAAGATAGGCTGAATGATGTTTGCAAAACTGCACCTCTGCATCAGAGGCTCCTAGGACATGATTTAAATGGCAGCATACTAGGTGATTCTTCTCCAGAATCAGCTGAAGAACCTGGCAGTTTTAATTTGATCTTAGTAGACAGGCTGAATTATGCAGGCAAGAGTGCACCTGAGCACCAGCAACTACCAAGCCATGATTCAACAG ATTGCGGGAAATCTTATAGCAACAAATCTCAACGCTCCTGCCAAAGACCTGGAAATAATGGCATATTGGGCTTGGGATTATTGCAAAACCATCCTGAATGTGATAGCATTCTAGGAAGCTGGTCTCCTTCAAAGCAACCATCAGCTGGATTTGAAGGGTCTACATTAAAACTTCAAGGGTCCGATGGCTGTCTACTGAGTAGGTGTAATGAACCATATCGCCCTCCTTCCTTTTACAAG GCAATGAATCATTCAATTATACAGAATATGGACAGCTCGAGCAAAGAAGCGTCTGGATGTGGAGAGTGCCCCAGTAAGGATAGGGCTACAGGGGAAAGCTGGAGAAAAG ATACTTGTCTGGTGCTGGAAGAGCATTTAACTGTATCATCATTAACCAGCAAGGAAAATCTGCAACTTACCTCTCTTGCTGTTTCTGGATGTATTGAACTCCCCTGTTCTGGTGGGAAAGTTTCTAAAAATTGTCTTGCAGAAAAATCTCCTGTACATAGCCCTCAAGTACAG TATCCCGAGGTGCAACAGTTGCTTTCTAAGAGCCAAAGTATAAATGATAATTCTGGAGTGGTCGTTGTTAATATAGAGGAGTTACAAGGGAAAAAATTGGAGGGAGGTCAATCATCTGCTCTCATCAATTTGGAAGAAACAGAAGATATTGATGCCTACTTTCCTGACGAG AAAAATCTAGCATTTAGTGACAACAATAGTGATTGCCAGACTGTTAAAGATGTTAACAAGggatttgatattttagagaaGAGAGAACTGAGAAGTCATGCTGCTTACTCTGTGAAGAGCGAAGAAACGAAGATTGACGATTTTCAAGTCAACAGTATGGGGAAGACTGCTAATGCGTCTGCTGTTGGCGATTCCATCAGCTCAGTAAGTTCTGTTAGACCATCATGTGGAGCTTCTAACTCAAAATTAGCTTCTGTAGTTCAGGATTGGAGGGGTATTAATGCTGCTGACAAAACGTATCCTAAGGCCAATGATCCACCTACATTAGGTCCAGATCAATCAGAAATGAGATCAAAGATATCTGACGGTTCCATATCAGGGATACGACAATCATCTCGTTGCTCTAAG AAGCATGATAATGTAGCAGATGGCAGAGGCAGCTGCAGATCCTGTACAAAATTTACTACCTGTGTTCCAGACAATG CAGATGAATCTGACTGTGACATCTCATCTGGGGTAGATGAAGATGGGTGGATAGTTTTGGGAGCATCAACTGGAAACTCGACGAAAGCTAATCACATTTTGGGTCAAGGAAAACCAAAGGAAGCATCAATTAATGGTCAGAAAGCCTCATttggcaaacaaacaaagtcaGGTGTTTTAGATTGTGTAGACCCTCACTGTGCTGTGCAAAGCAACTTCTGTCCTGATGAAATCAGCCATCACTCTCAGAATGGTCAAAAGCACAACTTTTATAGATCTGCTGGGAATCAAGAGTTGCAACACGCTCCTGAAGAAAATTCTGGTCTTCAAATTGCTGAAGAAGCTAACTCCAGTATGGAATTTAATCTTCCTGATGAAGATAGTTTGATAACTATCGATGAAACCTACATCTTTGAGCAAGACAACTCAAAATCATCTCCTAAACTTTCCTTCTCTGGTGGAAAAAACATCTCTATTCCTGAATCAAACAATCGACGAATTCCGAGCTTGCCACATTCATGGTTCCATGAAACTCAGATGAATTCCAAGAGTTTGCTAGTAACACCTTCAAATTTTCTGCCTCGTGTCAGTTCCACATTCAATGATCCATGGAAGACTCATCACAATGAGTATGATCATTATTTCATGGTTCCCCCTCTCTCTGGATGGCAGTCTTTGAAGGCACGGAACTTTAAACCATCCGTAAAAAAACTTCTCTCACCCAGAACGCCAAAAGCTGACGACTACTGTCCTGACCTTGACAATATTCTCTCAGCTGATCCCTCGACTTACCATCAGTTTCTTCAGACCCCGTGTAGCAATCTCGAGCCAAATGTGCTGAGAAGTCTTCCTCTCACTCATCAGAACATTGTAAAATCTCCGGTTGATGTGGGAAAGAGAG CTTTGCTTGCTGAAGGAAGTAAAAATTCTACAGTTATCGGGTACCTCCAGATGCAGAGGAAGTTTGCGCAGATGAATATTGATGCGGTAGAGCAAAGGGCTTACAGGAAAGCATTCGGCAACCATATCTGGTAA